From Drosophila suzukii chromosome 2R, CBGP_Dsuzu_IsoJpt1.0, whole genome shotgun sequence, a single genomic window includes:
- the Dg gene encoding uncharacterized protein Dg isoform X5, with protein sequence MRLPWCLSVVSRNLPSLLLLLGGVLVLAERDFNVNDSQVPVIEPKDVPAYKQDPYVTELMSCQNTPNEIVLSLLLKKHDWSELTATKRAHVQAKLAKFFAIPKEFISLDSVSKRELKSMHKLAMRKGGKGNKNIETLNRRLGRASFMIGCGPSYFVMGEPIAKQIAHQMKDGTIGALTEENFGLWFIWRKELKSRSNRKRRQSEGSGADEDDYDYGEDDEEVSSEPPTEVPPLSAHAHRHHHGASEVSMLEKIVSPEVSVSVSSEVPLVANVEEEMEESVSKLESVISKTIENTKNIKELTVLGDPDDDEEEVELQQLGVPLAVEILREETTTRATEMVKPVYLEENGNQVESRAQEALEVDFLATPTPSASAPETQKPFSPYDAISSVSSSSSSSSSVSSIASAGEAGEDSSSVPTPHPPLPTDMPTEQDSTSASSSPYPSSSASSSPPSQATQPTTSSASSSSSSTSTTATISTTTATSTATTTSTTTTTLSESPKEGEGEPDAISSSSSNNSLANNELSTPATPTSSLALTTASTPESSSSGTFVSTDYVEPQPEENSPPIIKTRLQKLAVTSGKAFTFHVLPETFYDAEDQGNLRLALTDKDGHELKANSWLQFNADKRELYGLPLDDTVSRWQYRLSATDSGNASVTETVEISVQQHRAVRTINHEVSIVVRINEKLGHNIDWQLKLINAVARTLDDSSNSAVVVREIRQTPHDPHSATFVYFNETLPTSECPEKELNDIVQRLDAQRLSDLVQPQLGIKSITGQLIGSCQKDLTQVKPTQHMAKNVPPMPRNQVDRVNASLGQLLVYKVPADTFYDANDNQLTLTLKTRDHLELSPRHWLQFDSKNEEFYGIPKSGDIGSEEYLLVAEDSGGLSAHDALVVVVSPAPKREFGFFFKAYLSIRHERFNADLQRKFVERVAKLNGDATTGQIQIRSITTHHDSDGTIVNFYNTTLYKKHNNCREKEVATTRSVYLNSDHSLREAAKRALGPELNLTNFSVVPFSNCHHPENMDTNQLDYIPSRPEEPAHKSSFGEDYMITYVLPIAIIIVMVLISSIIACCLHWCRHRSGKMELGDEEERKSFRAKGIPVIFQDEYEEKPEIGNKSPVILKDEKPPLLPPSYNTSNMNGDNDVDDYVPPPSVVVGGREVRGKSPATPSYRKPPPYVSP encoded by the exons ATGAGATTGCCGTGGTGCTTATCGGTGGTCAGTAGGAACCTGCCCTCGCTGCTCCTTCTCCTGGGGGGGGTTCTGGTTCTCGCCGAGCGGGACTTCAATGTCAACGACTCCCAG GTCCCTGTTATAGAGCCAAAAGATGTGCCCGCCTACAAACAGGATCCGTATGTAACGGAGTTGATGAGCTGCCAAAATACTCCAAACGAGATTGTGCTTTCGCTACTTCTAAAAAAACACGACTGGAGTGAGCTGACTGCCACAAAACGAGCTCATGTCCAAGCCAAGTTGGCCAAGTTCTTTGCCATACCGAAG GAATTTATTTCCCTGGATTCGGTGTCCAAGCGGGAGTTGAAGTCCATGCACAAGTTGGCCATGCGAAAAGGAGGCAAGGGCAACAAGAATATCGAGACCCTCAATCGACGACTAGGACGCGCCAGTTTCATG ATCGGCTGTGGTCCAAGCTACTTTGTGATGGGTGAGCCTATAGCCAAGCAGATTGCCCACCAGATGAAAGATGGTACTATTGGTGCTTTGACAGAAGAGAACTTTGGCCTGTGGTTCATTTGGCGAAAGGAATTGAAATCAAG ATCGAATCGCAAGCGACGTCAGTCAGAGGGTTCCGGTGCTGATGAGGATGACTACGACTACGGAGAAGATGACGAAGAAGTATC TAGTGAGCCTCCTACGGAAGTGCCGCCACTATCCGCACATGCTCATCGACATCATCACGGAGCG TCGGAAGTGTCCATGTTGGAGAAGATAGTATCGCCCGAAGTCTCCGTCTCCGTTTCGTCGGAGGTTCCCTTGGTTGCCAATGTGGAGGAGGAGATGGAGGAGAGTGTCTCCAAGTTGGAGTCGGTGATCAGCAAGACGATTGAGAATACCAAGAACATCAAGGAGTTGACTgttctgggcgatccggatgatgatgaggaggaggtggagcTACAGCAGTTGGGAGTTCCACTGGCCGTGGAGATTCTGCGGGAGGAAACCACGACGAGAGCCACGGAAATGGTAAAGCCCGTTTATTTGGAGGAGAATGGAAATCAGGTGGAGTCCAGGGCACAAGAGGCCTTAGAAGTGGACTTcttggccacgcccacgcccTCGGCGTCCGCCCCCGAAACACAGAAGCCATTCTCACCCTATGATGCCATCTCTTCGGTgtcctcgtcgtcgtcgtcgtcttcGTCCGTCTCGTCCATTGCTTCTGCTGGAGAAGCTGGAGAAGATTCATCTTCGGTGCCCACCCCTCATCCGCCTTTGCCCACTGACATGCCCACAGAGCAAGACAGCACCTCTGCCTCATCATCCCCATACCCATCCTCATCCGCATCCTCATCACCTCCATCACAAGCCACTCAGCCAACTACATCATctgcatcatcatcatcatcatcaacaagcacaacagcaacaatctcaactacaacagcaacatcaacagcaacaactacatcaactacaacaacaacactcTCTGAATCGCCAAAG GAAGGAGAAGGAGAACCCGATgccatcagcagcagcagtagcaaCAATAGTCTGGCCAATAATGAG CTGTCCAcgcctgccacgcccacatcCTCGCTGGCCTTGACCACGGCCTCCACTCCGGAGTCCAGCAGCAGTGGAACCTTCGTCTCCACCGACTATGTGGAACCGCAGCCCGAGGAGAACAGCCCGCCCATCATCAAGACGCGACTGCAGAAACTGGCGGTCACTTCGGGCAAGGCCTTTACCTTCCACGTGCTGCCAGAAACCTTCTACGATGCCGAGGATCAGGGCAATCTCCGCCTGGCTCTGACCGACAAGGATGGCCACGAGCTGAAGGCCAACTCCTGGCTGCAGTTCAATGCGGACAAGCGGGAGCTCTATGGCCT ACCCCTGGATGATACTGTATCCCGCTGGCAGTACCGCCTGTCGGCCACGGATTCGGGCAATGCCAGCGTCACGGAGACGGTGGAGATCAGTGTGCAGCAGCATCGGGCGGTGAGGACCATCAACCATGAGGTCAGCATTGTGGTCCGGATCAACGAGAAACTGGGCCACAACATCGACTGGCAATTGAAACTCATAAATGCAGTGGCCAGGACCTTAGATGACTCCAGCAACTCGGCGGTGGTGGTGCGGGAAATCCGACAGACGCCTCATGATCCCCACAGTGCCACCTTTGTCTACTTCAATGAGACTCTGCCAACCAGCGAGTGTCCGGAGAAGGAATTGAATGATATTGTCCAGCGTCTGGATGCCCAGAGACTGAGTGATTTGGTGCAGCCGCAGTTGGGAATCAAATCCATAACTGGCCAGCTGATCGGATCCTGCCAGAAGGATCTGACCCAGGTGAAGCCCACGCAGCACATGGCCAAGAATGTGCCGCCCATGCCGCGAAACCAGGTGGATCGCGTGAATGCCAGCCTGGGCCAACTGCTAGTCTACAAAGTTCCAGCGGATACCTTCTACGATGCCAACGACAACCAGTTGACTCTGACTTTGAAGACCAGGGATCACCTGGAACTGAGCCCACGCCATTGGCTGCAGTTCGACTCCAAGAACGAGGAGTTCTATGGCATCCCCAAGAGTGGCGACATTGGTTCCGAGGAGTATCTCCTGGTGGCCGAGGATAGTGGCGGCTTGAGTGCCCACGATGCCCTGGTCGTGGTGGTTAGTCCTGCTCCCAAGCGCGAGTTTGGGTTCTTCTTCAAGGCCTACCTGTCCATCAGGCACGAGCGATTCAATGCCGACCTGCAAAGGAAGTTTGTGGAGCGAGTGGCCAAGCTGAATGGCGATGCCACCACTGGCCAAATACAGATCCGCTCCATAACCACGCACCACGACTCTGATGGCACTATTGTGAACTTCTACAATACGACGCTGTACAAGAAGCACAACAATTGTCGGGAGAAGGAGGTGGCCACCACCAGGAGTGTCTACCTGAACAGCGATCACAGCTTGAGGGAGGCGGCCAAGCGGGCCTTGGGTCCCGAGCTGAATCTGACCAACTTTTCGGTGGTGCCTTTCAGTAATTGTCATC ATCCCGAGAACATGGACACCAACCAGCTGGATTACATACCAAGCCGTCCCGAGGAGCCAGCCCATAAGTCCTCTTTCGGCGAGGATTACATGATCACCTACGTGCTACCCATCGCAATCATTATTGTGATGGTGTTGATTTCCTCGATTATAGCATGCTGCCTGCACTGGTGTCGCCACAGAAGCGGCAAAATGGAGCTAG GCGACGAGGAGGAGCGCAAGTCCTTCCGTGCCAAGGGTATTCCCGTGATCTTCCAGGACGAGTACGAGGAGAAGCCCGAGATCGGCAACAAGAGCCCCGTCATCTTGAAAGACGAGAAGCCCCCGCTGCTGCCACCATCGTACAACACCTCAAACATGAACG GTGACAACGACGTGGATGACTATGTGCCACCGCCATCGGTGGTCGTGGGCGGGCGGGAGGTGCGGGGCAAGTCCCCTGCCACGCCCTCCTACCGCAAGCCTCCGCCATATGTGTCGCCATAA
- the Dg gene encoding uncharacterized protein Dg isoform X7: MRLPWCLSVVSRNLPSLLLLLGGVLVLAERDFNVNDSQVPVIEPKDVPAYKQDPYVTELMSCQNTPNEIVLSLLLKKHDWSELTATKRAHVQAKLAKFFAIPKEFISLDSVSKRELKSMHKLAMRKGGKGNKNIETLNRRLGRASFMIGCGPSYFVMGEPIAKQIAHQMKDGTIGALTEENFGLWFIWRKELKSRSNRKRRQSEGSGADEDDYDYGEDDEEVSSEPPTEVPPLSAHAHRHHHGAEGEGEPDAISSSSSNNSLANNELSTPATPTSSLALTTASTPESSSSGTFVSTDYVEPQPEENSPPIIKTRLQKLAVTSGKAFTFHVLPETFYDAEDQGNLRLALTDKDGHELKANSWLQFNADKRELYGLPLDDTVSRWQYRLSATDSGNASVTETVEISVQQHRAVRTINHEVSIVVRINEKLGHNIDWQLKLINAVARTLDDSSNSAVVVREIRQTPHDPHSATFVYFNETLPTSECPEKELNDIVQRLDAQRLSDLVQPQLGIKSITGQLIGSCQKDLTQVKPTQHMAKNVPPMPRNQVDRVNASLGQLLVYKVPADTFYDANDNQLTLTLKTRDHLELSPRHWLQFDSKNEEFYGIPKSGDIGSEEYLLVAEDSGGLSAHDALVVVVSPAPKREFGFFFKAYLSIRHERFNADLQRKFVERVAKLNGDATTGQIQIRSITTHHDSDGTIVNFYNTTLYKKHNNCREKEVATTRSVYLNSDHSLREAAKRALGPELNLTNFSVVPFSNCHHPENMDTNQLDYIPSRPEEPAHKSSFGEDYMITYVLPIAIIIVMVLISSIIACCLHWCRHRSGKMELGDEEERKSFRAKGIPVIFQDEYEEKPEIGNKSPVILKDEKPPLLPPSYNTSNMNGDNDVDDYVPPPSVVVGGREVRGKSPATPSYRKPPPYVSP; encoded by the exons ATGAGATTGCCGTGGTGCTTATCGGTGGTCAGTAGGAACCTGCCCTCGCTGCTCCTTCTCCTGGGGGGGGTTCTGGTTCTCGCCGAGCGGGACTTCAATGTCAACGACTCCCAG GTCCCTGTTATAGAGCCAAAAGATGTGCCCGCCTACAAACAGGATCCGTATGTAACGGAGTTGATGAGCTGCCAAAATACTCCAAACGAGATTGTGCTTTCGCTACTTCTAAAAAAACACGACTGGAGTGAGCTGACTGCCACAAAACGAGCTCATGTCCAAGCCAAGTTGGCCAAGTTCTTTGCCATACCGAAG GAATTTATTTCCCTGGATTCGGTGTCCAAGCGGGAGTTGAAGTCCATGCACAAGTTGGCCATGCGAAAAGGAGGCAAGGGCAACAAGAATATCGAGACCCTCAATCGACGACTAGGACGCGCCAGTTTCATG ATCGGCTGTGGTCCAAGCTACTTTGTGATGGGTGAGCCTATAGCCAAGCAGATTGCCCACCAGATGAAAGATGGTACTATTGGTGCTTTGACAGAAGAGAACTTTGGCCTGTGGTTCATTTGGCGAAAGGAATTGAAATCAAG ATCGAATCGCAAGCGACGTCAGTCAGAGGGTTCCGGTGCTGATGAGGATGACTACGACTACGGAGAAGATGACGAAGAAGTATC TAGTGAGCCTCCTACGGAAGTGCCGCCACTATCCGCACATGCTCATCGACATCATCACGGAGCG GAAGGAGAAGGAGAACCCGATgccatcagcagcagcagtagcaaCAATAGTCTGGCCAATAATGAG CTGTCCAcgcctgccacgcccacatcCTCGCTGGCCTTGACCACGGCCTCCACTCCGGAGTCCAGCAGCAGTGGAACCTTCGTCTCCACCGACTATGTGGAACCGCAGCCCGAGGAGAACAGCCCGCCCATCATCAAGACGCGACTGCAGAAACTGGCGGTCACTTCGGGCAAGGCCTTTACCTTCCACGTGCTGCCAGAAACCTTCTACGATGCCGAGGATCAGGGCAATCTCCGCCTGGCTCTGACCGACAAGGATGGCCACGAGCTGAAGGCCAACTCCTGGCTGCAGTTCAATGCGGACAAGCGGGAGCTCTATGGCCT ACCCCTGGATGATACTGTATCCCGCTGGCAGTACCGCCTGTCGGCCACGGATTCGGGCAATGCCAGCGTCACGGAGACGGTGGAGATCAGTGTGCAGCAGCATCGGGCGGTGAGGACCATCAACCATGAGGTCAGCATTGTGGTCCGGATCAACGAGAAACTGGGCCACAACATCGACTGGCAATTGAAACTCATAAATGCAGTGGCCAGGACCTTAGATGACTCCAGCAACTCGGCGGTGGTGGTGCGGGAAATCCGACAGACGCCTCATGATCCCCACAGTGCCACCTTTGTCTACTTCAATGAGACTCTGCCAACCAGCGAGTGTCCGGAGAAGGAATTGAATGATATTGTCCAGCGTCTGGATGCCCAGAGACTGAGTGATTTGGTGCAGCCGCAGTTGGGAATCAAATCCATAACTGGCCAGCTGATCGGATCCTGCCAGAAGGATCTGACCCAGGTGAAGCCCACGCAGCACATGGCCAAGAATGTGCCGCCCATGCCGCGAAACCAGGTGGATCGCGTGAATGCCAGCCTGGGCCAACTGCTAGTCTACAAAGTTCCAGCGGATACCTTCTACGATGCCAACGACAACCAGTTGACTCTGACTTTGAAGACCAGGGATCACCTGGAACTGAGCCCACGCCATTGGCTGCAGTTCGACTCCAAGAACGAGGAGTTCTATGGCATCCCCAAGAGTGGCGACATTGGTTCCGAGGAGTATCTCCTGGTGGCCGAGGATAGTGGCGGCTTGAGTGCCCACGATGCCCTGGTCGTGGTGGTTAGTCCTGCTCCCAAGCGCGAGTTTGGGTTCTTCTTCAAGGCCTACCTGTCCATCAGGCACGAGCGATTCAATGCCGACCTGCAAAGGAAGTTTGTGGAGCGAGTGGCCAAGCTGAATGGCGATGCCACCACTGGCCAAATACAGATCCGCTCCATAACCACGCACCACGACTCTGATGGCACTATTGTGAACTTCTACAATACGACGCTGTACAAGAAGCACAACAATTGTCGGGAGAAGGAGGTGGCCACCACCAGGAGTGTCTACCTGAACAGCGATCACAGCTTGAGGGAGGCGGCCAAGCGGGCCTTGGGTCCCGAGCTGAATCTGACCAACTTTTCGGTGGTGCCTTTCAGTAATTGTCATC ATCCCGAGAACATGGACACCAACCAGCTGGATTACATACCAAGCCGTCCCGAGGAGCCAGCCCATAAGTCCTCTTTCGGCGAGGATTACATGATCACCTACGTGCTACCCATCGCAATCATTATTGTGATGGTGTTGATTTCCTCGATTATAGCATGCTGCCTGCACTGGTGTCGCCACAGAAGCGGCAAAATGGAGCTAG GCGACGAGGAGGAGCGCAAGTCCTTCCGTGCCAAGGGTATTCCCGTGATCTTCCAGGACGAGTACGAGGAGAAGCCCGAGATCGGCAACAAGAGCCCCGTCATCTTGAAAGACGAGAAGCCCCCGCTGCTGCCACCATCGTACAACACCTCAAACATGAACG GTGACAACGACGTGGATGACTATGTGCCACCGCCATCGGTGGTCGTGGGCGGGCGGGAGGTGCGGGGCAAGTCCCCTGCCACGCCCTCCTACCGCAAGCCTCCGCCATATGTGTCGCCATAA